Part of the Fibrobacterota bacterium genome, ACCTTGGGAGGAAGGACGATGCGTTCCTTCATTTCGTTTTGCATTCTGCTCGGTACGCTCGCGGTTTCCCTCCCGCATGCCCACGGCCTCATCGAAGATCCCCCTTCGCGGATGTGGATCTGCGGGGAGGAAACCAAACCCGATCAAATCGCCTTGAAGTCGGCGAAGACCCCGGCCTGCTCCACCGCCTTCGCCATCAACCAGGATGCCGCCTACAACTTCATGGCGGTGGTCAATCATACGTTAGGCCGCTCCCATGACAATCCCTTGCCGGCCTACGTGTGCGGATACGCAGGGGAGTTCTGGAAAGGGGCCGAAACGCCTTGGGACGTCCCCATGGACTGGCCCGCTACGCCCATGTCCGCGGGGCCTAAAGCCATTACCTGGAACGTCGTCTGGGGGCCGCATTTCGATGACACGCATGAGTTCAAGTATTGGATCACCAAGCCCGATTTCGTGTTCTCGCCGACCAAGGCGCTCGCCTGGGACGATTTCGAAACCGAGCCCTTCTGCTCCCTCACCTACGACGATACCAAGCCGGACGCCAATCCGGCCATCACCGCCGATAAGCCTGGCAACCGCTTCGTGACCCGATGCACCTTGCCCGCCCGCACCGGGCATCATGTCGTTTACGGGGAATGGGGCCGTACCGAGCCGACCCTGGAACGCTTCCACGGCTGCTTCGACGGGCAATTCGGCGGGACCCCAATCCGGATCCCCTACCGCCCGCGCGATCCCGGCCGCTCGAGTCCCGCATCCAGCCCGACCGGCTTGGACCTGTTAGGCCGCCCCCGGGACCTTGGCCGACCAGGAATCTTGCCCCGCGCGCCGGCAAGCACCCGCTAGCGGTTTCCGCCTGGAATCGCCCCTTCGCCGGAGCCATCCCCCGTAAGAAGCCGGGAAGTTCCGCAGGCTTTCCGGCAGGACTCGCGATACCTTACGGTCGTGACGCATCCCCTTCCCTCCCTCGCCCTCCTGACCTGCGCCGGCATCTCCGCCTGGGGGGCGCCCGCATGGCGGGCGATCGAATTCACCGAACCCAATCCGGTGCAGCTCTCCTTATCGGCCTGCAAAGGCGATAGCTTATGGGCGACGACTCCGGGCGATCAGCGGTTTTCGGGAGATGGCGGGGCGACCTGGAGCGTGGGATGGCCTCTCTCCGATACCAGCTCCGGGGACTGCAAGGCGCCGGCCGTTTTCCAAGGCGATACCTTAACGGTCAAGAATCCGGTCCCGGGCCGTGGGTATGTTTGGCGCCACTCCGGGAAAGACAGCGTTCTGGCATTCGACTTCCGCGGTAACTTCAGGAATCTAGTCGCCACCTCCAATGGCATCCTGGCCGTGACCCGCGGCGGGATCTCCTTTTTTTCGGCCGACGGTCGGAACTGGAATCCCATTACCGAGGGAACGCGCGCCGCCGATATCCGCGGGTTGGCCGCCAATGGATCGATGCTGGCGGCCCAGACCTCCCTGGGCCTTTACCTTTCGCGTGACCGCGGAAGGCAATGGGAATACCTGCGGCGGGCCCTCCCAAGCATGGACGTTCCGCATTTGCTCCTTACGCAAAACCATCTTTTCTCATGCGACGTGGCCAAAGGATTCTTCCGCTATGATCTGACCCGGAAGGTTTGGGATACGCTTTCCTTCCCCCAGCAGCCGGAATTATTCAGCTTCGCGACCGGCAATGACCGGATCGTTTATGGAGGGGACGGGCCGGAAGGCCGCGGCATTTACCTCTCCAAGGACGGCGCCGGATTCAAGAGGGCCGGCTCCTTTCCCAGGGCCGTCTTTTACGCCATGGACGTGCTCCGGAATGACATCGTTTTCATCGGCAAGGATTCGGTCTTCCGGACCCCGGACAGCGGGGCCACTTGGACACGCGCGCTAGGGCCATGCCTCGACCTCGGCGTGGAGACGGCCGCCACCGATTCGGGGCTGTTCGTGCTGGACCCGATCGGGTTCCTGCGTATTACGGGTCCCAAGGGGTGCAATCAATTCGCGGGTCCGAGCGGAAGCAAGCCCTATGGCACCCGCAATGACGAGCCCGGATTCCGCGTCGCCGGCGAAGGGGGCAGCGTGTACCTAAGCGGGCCCGATGGGCTTTCGGTCTGGGAGGATGCGGAAAACGTCGGCCTCAAGCGCGCCCTGCGCGCAGTTCCGACTCCACCCCAAGGGATCCGTTCCCCGGTGCGGGTTTGGTCCGCGCCGTCCGCAGGGCATAGGGGGCTGATCGATGCGAAAGGCGCGAGCCGTAAGGAATAGGCGGGCCGGAAAAGAAAAAGGCGTCCCTCGCGGAACGCCTTTCCAGCGCGGCCCGAAGGCCGCGAAGTAACGCAGAGTTTACCGGGAGTAGTATTCCACCACGTGCTGCTCGGCGAGCTTCACGGGGATCTGCTCGCGGATAGGCTTGGCGATCAGCTTGCCTTCCATCTTCACCTTGTTGATCTCGTAGTACTCCGGCACCTGGATGCCGCCCGAATGGGTGAGAGCCTCGATCAACTGGGGATGGTTCTTGGATTTCTCCTGCACCGTGATCACGTCCCCGACCTTCATCTGATGGCTGGGAGTGAAGATGCGCTTGCCGTTGATGTTGAAGTGGCCGTGGGCGATGTACTGGCGCGCGGCGTAGATGGTACGGGCGAAGCCCATGCGGTAGATGGCGGCGTCGGCGCGCGTTTCCAGGTAGGACAGCAGCACCGTGCCGGTGGACTCGTGGGAATGCGAGGCTTTGGCGTAGTAGCTGCGCAGCTGCTTCTCGGACACGTTGTACGTGGCCTTGAGGCGCTGCTTCTCGAGCAACTGAAGCTTGTACGTGGAAGGGCTCTTCTTACGCGCCAGGCCGTGCTGGCCGGGGGTGAAAGAACGGCGCTCCATGATGCGGGCGGCCTTCGGCGTGATGGCCAGATTCAGCGCGCGGGAAATCTTAACTTTGGGT contains:
- the rpsD gene encoding 30S ribosomal protein S4, which gives rise to MSAGPKVKISRALNLAITPKAARIMERRSFTPGQHGLARKKSPSTYKLQLLEKQRLKATYNVSEKQLRSYYAKASHSHESTGTVLLSYLETRADAAIYRMGFARTIYAARQYIAHGHFNINGKRIFTPSHQMKVGDVITVQEKSKNHPQLIEALTHSGGIQVPEYYEINKVKMEGKLIAKPIREQIPVKLAEQHVVEYYSR
- a CDS encoding lytic polysaccharide monooxygenase, which encodes MRSFISFCILLGTLAVSLPHAHGLIEDPPSRMWICGEETKPDQIALKSAKTPACSTAFAINQDAAYNFMAVVNHTLGRSHDNPLPAYVCGYAGEFWKGAETPWDVPMDWPATPMSAGPKAITWNVVWGPHFDDTHEFKYWITKPDFVFSPTKALAWDDFETEPFCSLTYDDTKPDANPAITADKPGNRFVTRCTLPARTGHHVVYGEWGRTEPTLERFHGCFDGQFGGTPIRIPYRPRDPGRSSPASSPTGLDLLGRPRDLGRPGILPRAPASTR